Below is a window of 'Nostoc azollae' 0708 DNA.
TACTTCTATACCTGCAACTAGACCTAAAATTGAGAATGCCCCCACTGTCACCAAAATATCGTGAAATAAGGCAACAATGGCAAAAATTGCATAGTCTACCTGGAAACGCAAGCTCATATAAATAGTAATACCTGTAAAGGAAACTACTAGAGCTAAAACACCAGACCTAAAAAGTTCTCTTCCTAAAGTCGGACCAACAGAGTCAATTTGGTTTTTCTGCAGGTCAAAAGCACCGATTTTTTCGCTTAATGCGTTTTGTAAATTCGTGCGTTGCTCGGTTTCCAGGTTTTTTGTGCGGATGGTGATGCCATTTTCTTGGCCATTTTCAGAGATTAATTGAATGCTACTATCTCCAAGTCCTTGGTCTTTAGCGACTTCCCGAACGGTGTTAATATCTATTGGTTTGTCACAGTTACCAAGCTGGCTACAATCCCGCACTAATTGTAAGCGTGTCCCACCGATAAAATCTAAACTAGGACGTAATGGTGCTTTAATGTTGGGATTTTGCGAAGAAATCACCATTGAGATGATACCACTGAGAATGATGGCTGCGGAAATAGTCCACCAAATACTCCGAGCTTTGTTAATACGTAATGTCATTGAGCCACCTTAGCCTTATTTGATGCTGGCAGTTTGGGACAGTAGAGTTCTGTTTTCCGCCAAGAGGGAATGGAAACAGCTAAAAACATCAAGGTACGACTACAGGTGATGGCTGTAAACATACTGACACCAACTCCTAAAGCTAAGGTGAGGGCAAAGCCTTTGACTAAACCAGAACCTAACCAAAATAGGGCGGCACAAGCTATCCAGGTAGTAACATTACTATCTAAAATACTGGAAAATGCCCGGTAAAAACCAGATTCTACAGAACGATATAATGATTTACCTGCTCGCAATTCTTCCCTCGTTCGTTCAAAAATTAGTACGTTGGCATCTACAGCCATTCCAATACTGAGAATAAAACCAGCAATTCCTGGCAAGGTGAGGGTGACACCCAATAAGCAAAATGTAGCCCAGCTTAAAAGGGAGTATATCACTAGTGATACATCAGCAATAAGGCCTGGTAGTCTATAGTAGACTACCATGAATATCAATACTAAAATTAGACCACCGATACCGGCGTAAATGCTGCTTTGAATACTGTCTTTACCCAAGGTTGCGCCCACTGTTCTTCTTTCAGCGATTTCTACAGGTACGGGTAAGGCACCACCTCTTAATTGTACACCTAAGTTGTTAGCTTCTTCTGCTTCAAGGCGTCCTGTAATTACTGCAGAACCGCCTGTTATTCCAGTGGAAGCAAATTCTACTCCTACGGTGGGAGAACTAATTAATTCTTTGTCTAGAAAAATACCGATGGTGCGACCTGTTCCTGCTAACTTTTTTGTTAAGTCAGCAAATAGTTCACCACCTTTAGGATCGAAGCGGATGGCTACATTCCAGTTAGTACCTTGGGTGGGTTCACCATAGGCATCTTTGAGGTATTTACCTGTGAGTGGTGGGTTGGTGCTTTCAAATAATTCGGTGATCGCTCGGTTATTGTTCTGCAACTCTTCTTTATTTTTGGCGATCGCTTCTTTATCGTTGCTCTTTCTCAACTCTTCTTGTTTGGCTTTTAGTTCTTTTCGTGATACTTGTAGCGCAAATATTTGAGTCTCTGTATTTGGTTTTTGAGTCCGAAATTCTAACTGGGCTGTACCACCTAGTACCCGTTCTGCCTGTTGTGGATCATTGACTCCAGGCAACTGCACTAAAATTTTATCAGTACCGACTGTTTGAATCACTGGTTCAGAAACGCCTAGACCGTTAATACGACCTTCGACGACTTTTTTCACGGCTTCCAATTCGCGTTCGGTAATTTCCTTAATTTCCTCGCTTGGTTTCACCTGAATTGTAAGCTGTGAGCCTCCCCGTAAGTCCAGTCCTAAGGGTACAGGAATTGTCGCAATCACCGTAATAGCGGCGATTACCAAAACTATAATTAACGCTAATAGCGCTCGCTGTCTTTGCATACCATCACTCACAACTGACAAAGGCTATAATAGCGTTCTTTTTGTCAGGTTTGAGTAGAAGATTTCACAGGAGTCAGGACTCGGGAGTTCAGGAGTCAGGAGTCAGGAGTTAGAATGAATTTTTACCCTATTCCCTTATTACTGTCACCTGTTCCCTGTCACCTGTTCCCTTATTACTGTCACCTGTTCCCTGTCACCTGTCACCTATCTTCTAAACTCGCAAAGCTACCATTTTCTGTACAGCTTCGATAATTTGCTCTGGTTGAACAATAGTCAATCGTTCCAGATTACCGTTGTAAGGTGTGGGGATATCTTGGGAAGAAAGCCGCAGTACAGGTGCGTCTAATTCATCAAACAAGCTGTCATTGATGGAGGCTGTTAACTCTGCACCAATACCACCAGTTCGCATACACTCTTCCACAATAACTACACGGTGAGTTTTACGCACGGATGCAGCAATGGTATCAAAATCTAGAGGCTTGAGAGATATCAAGTCAATAACTTCTGGATTGTATCCTTGTTTTTCCAAAGTTTCTACCGCTTGCGTGACGTGATAACGCATCCGGGAGTAGGTGATAATTGTCACGTCTTTACCACGACGGACTACTTCTGCTTTATCCAGTGGTAATACATACTCTTTTTCTGGCAGATTTTCTTTTAAGTTGTAGAGTAAAACGTGTTCAAAAAATAAGACTGGGTTATCATCACGGATAGCTGCTTTCAGTAACCCTTTAGCGTTGTAAGGTGTGGAACAAGCTACGATTTTCAACCCTGGAACAGCTAGGAAATAAGCTTCTAAACGTTGGGAATGTTCTGCACCTAACTGTTTTCCCACACCCCCAGGACCACGAATGACCATCGGGATTTTAAAGTTACCGCCGGAAGTGTAGCGCAACATACCCGCGTTATTAGAAATTTGGTTGAAGGCTAGAAGCAAAAAGCCCATATTCATACCTTCAATGATAGGTCTTAGACCAGTCATTGCTGCTCCTACTGCTATACCAGTAAAGCTGTTTTCCGCAATGGGTGTATCTAATACACGCAGATCACCATACTTTTTGCATAGGTCTTTGGTAACTTTATAAGAACCGCCGTAATGTCCTACGTCTTCACCAAGAAGAAATACGCTAGAGTCACGCGCCATTTCTTCATCAATGGCTTCCCGCAGGGCGTTGAAAAATAGTGTTTCTGCCATTTAGACCTTTATTACAATTTATTGTTCTCAAATTTTATCGTCCCATCGTCCCTAATACCGTCAGAGATCTTACTCTTATCGGGGATTGGGGATTGGGGATTGGGGATTGGGGATTGGGGATTGGGGATTGGGGATTGGGGATTGGGGATTGGGGATTGGGGATTGGGGATTGGGGATTGGGGATTGGGTAGCTAGCTAGCATTCCTCATTTTGAATTTTGAATTGAATTGCCCTAGTCTTCTACAACATCATATAAATCTTCAATCAAAACTTCAAATGTCCGTGCCAGCTTTTGCAGAGCAGTTACATCCACAGTGGCCAATCCCGGAGACTTAGCATAGTTTTTGAGCGTGGTGTATGCAATTCCTGAACGCTCTGAAACCTATTTTAGCGTCCAGCCCTTCTCAGCGGCAAATTCCTTGACCCGCAACCTCACCAAGCCCATAGTTTATTATTCCTGCACTATTTCATACAAGTCTTCTATCAGCACGTTAAAGGTTCGCGCTAACTTGTGTAAGGATGTTACATTAACAGTTGCTAACCCAGGAGAACGAGCATACACCTTGAGCGCACTGTAGCCTACACCAGAGCGATCATACACTTCTTTTAATGTCCGACCATTGTCAGCGGCGAATTCTTTAATTCGCAACCTTACTAGACCCATACTTGACAAAAGGTATATACTTACCCTTTACTAGTTCAAGTAATAAAAAACGAGCGCCCCTAGTCTGCCAAACAAAAGTGCTATCGGCAATTTAAATAACAAATATTAGTTTCAACCTCTTGGCATCTTTCACCCAAAAACCAAGTTTATCTACCCAAAAGATAGGAATCTATCACTATGATCACTATTGAATAATCGAAATCTAACTCTGTCAACCCTTTATTTCGCTTTGTCACCGAAGAAGAAGTTGCTTTAGTCTTAAAAATTCCCGTTGCAGAAATCAAAGATATCCGGTGTTGGCCAAATGTAATTTTAGTAATTAATTTCCGAACATTTAGTTAGATTTTTTAGTTACGCGGACTTACCACCTATCTTAGCAGTTGAACCACTAACAAAAAAATATATTCTCACTTGGCTTAAACGGTGGCGGAAACACCTATGTTAAAATAATTCAAGAAATTACGAGAAATTAAGGATATTTATGAATGAGCTACTGTCGCTTAGTGGTAAATAAGTATCACAGTTATTTATTTTAACTCTACTCATCATGTATTGATTCAAGAATAATATCAGGCTCAAAATAATCCCTCGCATAATCATTAAGAGTTTTTGCTTTAGGTTAAAGTGGAGTAGAGTTTTTACTCTACTCTAACTCCATTGATAGAATATATTCATCTTTTATCTCATGTTTAAATTTAGATATTGATAATTCTTTTTCTAATTTATCAACAAACTTAAATAATATTTGACTAGCAATATTATTATTGCTATGTACTGTAAATAAAAAATCATTGATTAATTCAGTCATTTTCTCGGTAAGAATAGGAGACTCCCTGATAGATAATAGCTTTTTTCTTTCTGTGTAATAATTCTCAGTTAGTATGAGAAGAAGTCGCTACATAGCTATGATAGCGCCATATTTTTAAATCTGTAACAAATACGATAAGTAATTTGTTCAATTGAGTATTGCTGAGACAGAACAATTGTCCACTAGTACATCAAAAATACAAACAATCTCACGCAAAGACACTCAAATACTCTCTGCGTCTTTGCGTGAGATAATACTTAATTACAACCACCTAGCCGCATCTTTAGCGTGGTAAGTCAAAATCAAATCAGCACCAGCCCGTTTAAAGCCAGTCAAAGTTTCCATCACCACACGCTGCTCATCAATCCAACCATTTAAAGCCGCAGCTTTCACCATCGCATACTCACCAGAGACATTATATGCCGCCACAGGTAAATTACTAGCTTGCTTCACCTGCCAAATAATGTCCATATATGCCAAAGCTGGCTTCACCATTAGCATATCAGTGCCTTCAGAAATATCCAACTCAATTTCTTTGATAGCTTCACGGGAGTTACCGGGGTCCATTTGGTAAGTGCGTCTATCACCAAACTGCGGTGTGGAGTCTGCTGCATCCC
It encodes the following:
- the secF gene encoding protein translocase subunit SecF, whose product is MTLRINKARSIWWTISAAIILSGIISMVISSQNPNIKAPLRPSLDFIGGTRLQLVRDCSQLGNCDKPIDINTVREVAKDQGLGDSSIQLISENGQENGITIRTKNLETEQRTNLQNALSEKIGAFDLQKNQIDSVGPTLGRELFRSGVLALVVSFTGITIYMSLRFQVDYAIFAIVALFHDILVTVGAFSILGLVAGIEVDSLFIVALLTITGFSVNDTVVIYDRIRETLKINPDRPIADIVDDAVNQTLSRSINTTLTTLLTLTAIFLFGGETLRNFSLALIIGFLMGAYSSIFIASTLLTLWRERTGTIENIDNSVSS
- the secD gene encoding protein translocase subunit SecD; the protein is MQRQRALLALIIVLVIAAITVIATIPVPLGLDLRGGSQLTIQVKPSEEIKEITERELEAVKKVVEGRINGLGVSEPVIQTVGTDKILVQLPGVNDPQQAERVLGGTAQLEFRTQKPNTETQIFALQVSRKELKAKQEELRKSNDKEAIAKNKEELQNNNRAITELFESTNPPLTGKYLKDAYGEPTQGTNWNVAIRFDPKGGELFADLTKKLAGTGRTIGIFLDKELISSPTVGVEFASTGITGGSAVITGRLEAEEANNLGVQLRGGALPVPVEIAERRTVGATLGKDSIQSSIYAGIGGLILVLIFMVVYYRLPGLIADVSLVIYSLLSWATFCLLGVTLTLPGIAGFILSIGMAVDANVLIFERTREELRAGKSLYRSVESGFYRAFSSILDSNVTTWIACAALFWLGSGLVKGFALTLALGVGVSMFTAITCSRTLMFLAVSIPSWRKTELYCPKLPASNKAKVAQ
- a CDS encoding alpha-ketoacid dehydrogenase subunit beta; protein product: MAETLFFNALREAIDEEMARDSSVFLLGEDVGHYGGSYKVTKDLCKKYGDLRVLDTPIAENSFTGIAVGAAMTGLRPIIEGMNMGFLLLAFNQISNNAGMLRYTSGGNFKIPMVIRGPGGVGKQLGAEHSQRLEAYFLAVPGLKIVACSTPYNAKGLLKAAIRDDNPVLFFEHVLLYNLKENLPEKEYVLPLDKAEVVRRGKDVTIITYSRMRYHVTQAVETLEKQGYNPEVIDLISLKPLDFDTIAASVRKTHRVVIVEECMRTGGIGAELTASINDSLFDELDAPVLRLSSQDIPTPYNGNLERLTIVQPEQIIEAVQKMVALRV
- a CDS encoding helix-turn-helix domain-containing protein; translated protein: MGLVRLRIKEFAADNGRTLKEVYDRSGVGYSALKVYARSPGLATVNVTSLHKLARTFNVLIEDLYEIVQE